The Vitis vinifera cultivar Pinot Noir 40024 chromosome 7, ASM3070453v1 genomic interval CGGGAGTCCACCTGGGAGAATATCCATGTGGAAACTTACAGAAGATAAAATTTCTGCATCTCTTACATATTTGTCTTCTGTATGGATTATGGTTGACTCCTTTACAATAATGGTTTTTACATTTACTAATACTGCCAGTTTATTTCCAATCACATTATACCCCATCATGGCAAGGGTGTTGGTTTCATAatttatattgtaaaataaGGTCATTCTAGTGACTAAGATGATGTGACTATGCAAATGTACCCTGATGAGGTGCCATGATTGGTAACGAGTCCACTATCACAATGATTGAGTGATGGCAGTCATTGCTGATATGGTTtggatatttgaatttttttttttcaattgttttccaTTAGATTCTCTGTGGTATTGAATGTCTGTATTTTGTCTTGTCTGCAGAAGAAACATTTCCTTTATCCATGTGAAGTTTATTCAATTGcatctgtttttcctttttctcaagaaaatatttttcatacagACTGATACATCAATTGCTATAGAAACGAAATCTATGAGAAAGTGGGAATTCTACAGCATCAATGAAGCCTTGCGCTGTACTCCTTCATGGTTCTCTGGCACACCATCAGAAACACAGCGCCTGCAGAGCAATCTAGTGCTTTTGAGAAATAAAATTCCTTCTCACTCTCCCAGGGGAATCACTGTTGCCTCTAAAGAACAGTTGTTTGAGGATACATCTCCTCCCCAGCACCTTCCTGAGGAAATATTCTTTGATGCCAGAGAATGCTCCTTTGATATGCAGGATAATAGAACAATGGAGGTTGAAGAGCTGATCAATTGGAAGAAAGAACAGAATACAGAAGACGAGAGTAATATTGCATCTCTGGGATTCAAGGACACTCTACTGCTATTGTGGTTCAATGATGGGGACCTCCCAATTATACTGAGGCAGGTAATCACATCTAATTCAAGGCTTCTCACATTGCTTGAGTTAGGCCTTCCTACTTGGGTTATTTTCTTGCAGTCCTATCCCCTATTTTGCAAGGTTTATCATCCCTGGATGCGGCCTCTAGGGAGAATCCTTTATGTATTAATCTCACTCATAACTATGATCATTGGGTTCTATGATCTCTATAAGAATGTTCCCCTCTTGAAGGCAACTGCATCCCACCTTTTTGGTCCCATTTTTAAGTGGATTGAAAAATCTGAAATGATTACTAGAATCTTTTATTTAGGAACAATGTTGTTCGTTCAAAACTTTGGGAAGGCTCTTGAATGGGTTTTGATGATGATGAGAGTGATCACAATGCCAGTATCGATTACAATGACACCGTTCATGGACCCACTTGAAGGAATGGTGGAGGTTATATCATCTATATGGAACATTTTGGCTGAAACAGGGGAGCAGTTTTTCTACACAGCACAGCTCATGGCAGAGTCCCTCTGCAGCATGGTGGTTGATTTGACCCAAGTTCTAATCTCACCATTTGAGCTTCTCTACTCACTTGTGTCAACTTTAGGTATAATCAAtatcatttgaaatttatttgttcaagttctttttcttttcatttctttcttctctgCTTCATCCAGGTGGCCAGTTATGGCAAACCACATCAAAGTATTGATGATTTACTgccatttttctttgatgaaacaaaaaaaaaaaaaaaagaaagcagGGTCCTTTGATCTTTAAAAATGCATGCTTctcaaaacaatttctttacTGAATATGCAATTGACATAATCTCTTTGATCAATGTTGCTTTCCATTATCTCTCTTCTGTTAAACAAAAGAAAGGACaatgaaaacatgaaaatgacatttattttcagaaatagTCATAAAAGCTTTTGGAAACACTAGGCTGATCTTGTTAATTTCGGGTCTTTTTCATTCAACcagtttgaaaatgaaaaacagtTCCAATGTCTAAAACCAAGATCTGGACTTTGTAATTTGTTTTGCTCTTTATTGTGATGCTGCCAGCTGTGGCCTATCCATGGTGAGTCACACTTGCATGACCAAAGGAAAATTGAATTCCATAAGATTGGTCTCCCACCATTCCAATAAGTAATTAAGCCAATGATTATATCCTTCTACTCTTGATTTTTCGGGTGCCTTAGGACATTGTGAATGAATATGAACAATCTGAGCCTTGGGTGAATGCAATGTTTGAAGTTTTTCATCTCATATGAATAATATTTCATCTGATTCCTTTGAAGTTTGACTTCTTTTTATTCAGTCACATTGGTTTGTACCATCCTTTATTCTGTGTGGAAACTATTGCTCATTCCTGCTCGGGCCAATCTTGGTTTGGCAAAATATGTGGCTTCTCTATTCTCCGGAATCTCTGATTTTCTTAAAAGGACTTCGATGGTATCTACCAGTAGCATGGATCAGCTTAAATATTTTGCTCAAGCAAAGCCTACTTCATCACAAATCTCATTTTGGCGCCCTCTCTGGCAAGATATCTTCTCAAAGGTTTATACTATCCATTTGTGCATATGGcagtatatattttttcattaatgcCATTCCTCTTTATTCTGTTGTTTTTCTGTTACAGGTTTTCCGGTCCCTCCGAAGCATTATAAATGGTCTTATCGGGTTCTTCACATCATGCAATCGGCACAGGCTTAGGTACATacactttatttcattcatttgttTTCAGTCTAATACACCAACACTGAGTTGTATGCTCTAAAGTTGTAAGTATGTTTGTTTTTCCAATGTAAAATTTTTCAGCaggaaaaacaaatgaaaagaaaagtttCTGGTGTATAGAGAAACCCTTTGCTGAAGACACCATAAAGAAAACATCATTCTAAGAGTATTTATGAATTATTATCCATCAAAGCAAAAATTCATCTTAAAATATAGAGTTGTGTTTATCTTGAAGAAGCTTCATAGTATGCTGTTGGGCATGCAGCATATACAACTACTTAAGGGCCATGGTGTGGCATCTCTGTCACCGCCTCCCATTGATTTCTCGCCGCAGAGCACCTCCATTGGACAGCCAAGTTGAGGTAATTCTCCCCAGAGTTGATGCTTACTTGTATTCctagttgttttatttttaaaacagttttttgttcttaaaatcaggaaactattttttagactCGAAAATACATTAAGtggtttttttaatagaaaacagttttcagAGAACTTGTTATGAAAATAGAGTATTTTCCgagaacatattttaattattttcaattgttttcacttgttttttatagttgttttaaaaaataatatttatagttgttttaaaaaataatatacaaatatgaagataattgaaaatgaaacaCTACGAGTAAAcgttatttttaagaaatatttggaaacataaaaaacaagttgGGAACATTCtaaattctcaaataaacttttattttagaaaacattaaaCAGACCATAATagtttattttcatattataataGAACCATTTATTCTTTGAAATGCAGATAGAATTCAAAGAATGTGAAGACTGTAAATGAGAGTTTATTCTTGGGCTATTTTTGTTGATTCTGTATAGTGTGTATGGGGTATTCATTTGTATATACAAAGATGCAAATGTACAGTATGTTCCACTTCCACTATTGTAAAGAAAAAGGCTTCTGGGATCTTCTGTTGGtgataaatgaatgaattttgcGCCATTGAATTACCATTTAATCAAGTCTCTGAAGCTTTATATACATTGTGTAGAGATGGAATTTGGATtaggaaaaaatgaagaagatattTGATTTTAAGCTTCATAACAACCTTCTTTGCTAACCAGCTTTATGTTTTACTTATTTGGAAGTGATTatgattaaaatgtttttacccGCAATGGTTTTGTTAGTGGCAGTTTTATTAGAATGAAAGGAATATCTCAGCTTATGTTTGTTCCTAGAAAGtactaattaaagaaaataaataaaataaataaatgattttttttgtgattgtttttattatggaaaatatgtaaaggaaatcaaatattataagtaaaattagttaaaaaaatctatatacttttaaattatttaattcttatatggaagagttaaaataagataaatgagtttgaagtagcatataaaaataatttattgattttaaacctatttattatttttcttttttttttcttctacttttcattctttttttttcttttcctcacatttttcccCAAATTTTACTAAAAGCAAACATAATCTTAGTGTTTGatacaaactaaaaaaaaaaaaactttgataGTGCTTATATTATATaagagaaaaatggtttttttaaataatcatttaaCAAGTGATTGTTTAAATGattctataaatttttaaaaatttatcaaatacctaattaatttttataagaaagcACTTCTAAGCATTAGGAAGTGTGTTGAatccttttcaaaatcattccAAATGTGTTCTAATTCTAGTGCTTTCAATAAATTGttaataatgattatatatatatatatatatatatatatatatatatatatatatatatatatatattgttgtaaaattataaaagtgaaaggagaagaaaataagaaagagaaatacgaatgtaggaagagaatataattgattttcattagaggtatctcccttttatagggattcacaaagagatatacatcaatatggatgatcatccacaagttcccaTAATCCGATAAATCCTCATATtttctaacactcccccttggatgatcataagaatatggtaattgtctcattaaaaaccttgccagtaaaactCAATGGGACAAAACcgggataaaagaaaaaagagtgcaATATATCCATATTAGCATTCTCCTCGTTATTtaaacatgattatgatttcttcaacatttcaaatggtAGATCTCTCAATTTTCTCATTCCAATGtcataccttaattttttcaatgtGGTCGAAGGTAATGCCTTTATGAATAGATCTGCTATATTATTTAATGACCGAATTTGTTGAACATCAATCTCACATTTCTTTTAGAGCTCATGAGTATAGAAGAATTTAGGGGAGATATGCTTAGTTTtgtcaccttttatgaatcctcctttaatttgtgcaatacaagcagcattatcttcatgtaacaCGATTGCATTGCCTTTGatggaaggtagtccacatgtttcttgtATATGTTGGATCATTCACCTTAGTCATacacattcacgacttgcttcatgaattacaagaatttctgaatgatttgaagaTGTGGCTACCATTGTTTACTTGACTGATCTTCAAGATATTGTCGTTCCACCATAAGTAAAGATATAACCCGTTTGAGATCGAGCTTTATgaggatctgaaagatatcttGTGTCTGCATACccaattaattgtgatttttatttttttgaataatataaaTCCATGTCACTTGTTCCACGAAGGTATCACAATATATGTTTAATCCCATTCTAATGTCTTTTAGTTGGAGCAGAACTATATCTTGCTAGTAAGTTAACAGAGAATGCTATGTCTGGTCTAGTACAATTTGCAAGATACATTAGTGCACCAATTGCATTGAGATATGGTATCTCTAGACCAaacaattcttcattttcttctttaggaAGAAATGGGTCTTTGTTCACTACAAGTGAACGAACAACCAAAGGGGAATTGACTGGATGTGATTTGtccatataaaatcattttaatactttctctatatatgtcGATTGATGGACTAATATGCCATTTGAATAATGCTCGATTTGTAGGCCGGgacaatattttgttttccctaagtctttcatttcaaattccttctttaaataattggttGCTTTTGTGACCTCTTTAGGAGTTCCTATAAGGTttaaatcatccacatacaTTGCAATTATTGTAAgcccaaattttgatttcttgataAAAACACATGGGCAAATTGAATTATTCACATATTCTTCTTTTAACAAATACTCGCTCAAACGATTATACCATATATGTTTAGATTGCTTTAATCCGTACAAAGATCTTTATagtttgattgagtacatgtttCGAGGTTTTAGATTAGTTGCTTTAGGCAATTTGAATCCTTTagggattttcatatatatgtcaGTATCTATAGACCCATATAAATAGGTTGTAACAACATTCATAAGACGCATATCTAGTCCTTTAGAGACTGTTAAACTTATCAAGTATCAAAGTGTGATTGCATCCATTACAGGGGAATAAGTTTCCTCATAGTCTATGCTAGGTCTTTGAGAGAAACCTTGAGCAACAAGTCatgctttatatcttatgatttcatcattctcatttcattttttcacaAAGACCCATTTATATCCAACAGGCTTTATGTTTCCAAGTGTTTGAACTACATGTCCAAATACCTCttgttttgttaatgagtttagcTTTGTTTGGATTGCTTATTTCCATTTTGGTCAATCATTCATTTTTCGACATTCATTCACAGTTTGTGGTTCTTGATATTCATCATTTCTCATGATGTCCATAGCCACTTGGAATGCGAATATATTATCTATGATAATGTCGCTACGGTCCTTTGTTTATCCCGTGTGACTCATTGATATCTCTTCAGTTCTAGATACCGGTATTTGATCAATTTGTGTCTCTTCAAGAGCTAACTGTTTGTCAAGTTGGGTTTCATCATTTGACCCTTTCATATTAGTGAACTCTTCAAGAGTACTAAGTTTTTCATatgttgttcttttttttttttttttctaggaatTAAATCCTTTGAGCTAataggtctaccacgcttcaagCGTGTCTTAGATTCATTTGCTATGGCATTCTCCAATTGTCTTTCAAGGACATCAATATGTGTTGGGGTGTTCACAACTGGCACGTGTGACTTTGTTACTTTCTTTATATCTGTGAAAGCATCaagtaattgatttgcaagtccTTGAAAATGAAcaatcctttgaacttctaacTCACATTGTCTTGTGCAAGAATCAAGATGAGACAAGGAGGGTATATACTATGTAATGTCTCACCATTCTTTTGACTTGTCTCCCCCTAATGGcaggaaaacatttttatcaaaatgacaATCTGCAAAGTGGGTAATAAAAACATCACCTATGATTGGTTCAAGATAACGGATAATGGAGGGATAATTAAAACCAACATATATACCAAGTTGACGTTGAGGTGGAGCTATGGGAACATAGACATCATAACCAAAATTacgaaaatgtgaaaattttggTTAGGAGCCTAAGGCAAGTTGTAAAGGTGAGCAATCACGATTGGTTGTAGAGCGAATTCGAATTAAAATGGCAGCATGAAGAATAGCATGCCCCCAAGCAGACAAGGACAATTTTGATCTCAAGAGTAATGGTCTTACAATCAGTTGCAAAAACTTAATTAGAGATTCAGCTAATCCATTCTGAGTATGGGTATGAGCAATAGGATATTCAACATTAATACAAACCGACATACAATAATCAAGATATGTTTGAGAGGAAAATTCACTAGCATTATCAAGACGAATTGTCTTAATAGGATGATCAGGGAATTGTGCCTTGAGTCAAATTATTTGAGCAAGTAACCTGGCGAAGGCAATATTTCTAGTTAAAAGAAGACAAACATGAGACCAACGAGTTGATGCatcaattaaaaccataaaataatgaaaaggtCCACTAGGTGGATGAATAGGTCCACAAATATCACCTTGAATACGTTCCAGAAAGGTTGGTGATTCATATTCAACCTTGGTAAATGATgggtttaataattaatttgccTTGTGAGCAAGCAACACAATTGTAATAATTGGGCATCAAAATCTTCTAGTTCTTCAAGGGATGCCTTAAAGAATTGTTGATGATATGATGTATCATGGATAATCCTGGATTACTAAGACGTTCATGCCAtatcataaaagtttttaagtcACAGAACTTCTGGTTCATGACAGCATATGGCTCAATGGGTctaatgattgtttgatataaTCTACAAGAATAAGAAGGAAGCTTTTCCAAGATGTGTTTTCCCCCAGAAATAATTGAAGTAATGAGAAGGTAttcattattatcatcattcatagtttcaatgtGATATCCATTTCGGCGATATCCTTGAAACTAAGAAGATTTCGCTTGGATTTAGCATAATAAAGGGCATCATTAATGTGAATTTTAGTTCCTCTAGGTAAAATAATAGTTGCTATTTCGGAGCATTGAATCAAGTTTACAGGACTTGATACTGTATTAACATTAGACTTAACCAACGATatgttggaaaaatattttttatcacaaaGGATTGTGTGTGTTATGGCACAATCTGCAAGACATGCATCTACATTGGATGTCGTATGATGTACCAAGGTATGAGAAAGATCCATGTatcttcaagtataaataaagagaagaatttaaataagaaataataaaatgtgaaataaactataaaagatgaataaTAGACGATGTGTTtaaagatgataacaaaataaacctatttgtaaataactaaataagaacataacatttaatcataacaaacatttccATCACCAATTAGATGGTCAATTTTCCTATTAGGATTCTCAAAGAATTCTGAAACATCTAAATGGGTTAGATCTACTAGGCCATCATTatcaatgaagttcatttcaacttcctttccttttgcttttattgaggCTTGATAAAggtcaaaaaaatgttttggagTACGATAAGTATGTGACCAATGTCCTTTCATGCCACATCTATGATACTTATTCTCACAAGAATGTTTACTTTGTGGTTCTATCCCCTTTTTAGGTTGTGCCTCTGAATTATTCCACTTTTGGTGGtttgagttgttttttttttactttgagaaCCACTACGATGAGAAGAATTGTGTTTACCACGACCTTGACTTCAACCACGTCCTCGACCTTGTCCATATCCACGTTCTTGTCCATCTCCAAGGGTTTGAACAGATGTGGCATTGACTTTAGGCAATGACATAGACCCAGTAGGACGAGATTGATGGTTTTTCAATAatagctcattattttgttaagCCACAAGAAGACATGAGATCAATTCTGAATATTTAGTGAAACGACGCTCTCAATATTGCTGCTGCAAGAGCACATTCAAGGCATGAAAAGTTGTGAAAGTTTTTTCAAGCATATCTTCTTCAGTGACATTTTCTCCACACAATGCTAATTGTGAACTAATTTTGAATAGGGTCGAGTTGTAGTCACTAACAGATTTGAAATCTTGTAATATCAAGTGCATCTAATCATAGCATGCCTTTGGAAGGATTACGAccttttggtggtcatattgtTCCTTTAGATTATTCCAAAGGATGAAAGGATCTTTAACTGTAAGGTATTTACCTTTTAATTCTTCATCAATGTGATGACAAAGGAATATTAAAGCTCTGGTGCGATCTTGTAGGGATGCACCATTTCTTTATTTCATGGTATTTTCAAGATTCATCACATCTAGATAAATTTCAGCATCCAGAACCCAAGATAAGTAGTTCTTGCCCGAAATATCGAGGGCAACAAACTCAAGCTTTGTAAGGTTTGACATTATCTGAAagctatatataatattaatcaggGAAATATTTCAACTATTATAATAAGCTATTAATAAAATGCTTTAACAATATTTCAAGTAaacaatatctaaaaatataatgacctaaaatttatcaattataaatatggttaaaatgtataaatatgaaataagaattaaaattatatatatatatatatatattcatagcTTCGAGCtatgattattttatcataacaaaaatgtGCAAAGTACTATATAGCTTCAagctatgaattattttatgtaaatttgcACATAGCTTAAGgttatgaacatttatttatttatttattttatagcttctggctatataatattgtttggtataaaTCCAGTTAtaccatataattaaaaataaataattagggatcatatacataacttctgGTCATGTATCTgtaattctataattttttcccataacttctggttataggaattacacatatttttcataacttttggtgatgaatttaccccataatttataatttaccccATAAATTTTGGTTATAgggattatacatatttatgtattcaaataaaataaatgaaaataaagatcaaagggtaataaaatagaaaatcatgatataagtttatcacatacctttttgtaagaaagaagagagaagagtctttctatttctttgaaAAGGAAAACGTCTTTCTACTTCtctaaatagagaaaaatctttCTATTTCGTTTGTAGAGACTAGtcgtgctgataacgtgttgtaaaattataaagtgaaaggagaagaaaacaagaaagagataTCTTCATTTTATAAGAAGTCACAAAaagatatacatcaatatggatgatcatccataagttCCCATAAtctgataaattctcatattttctaacacacacacacacacacacacacacacacacacacacacacatatatatatatattaaaaattattgcattattgaaagattttttaaaaatgtaatataatttttatttttttattcttactttTGTATGAAAGGTCCTACATTGGTAAGagttagtattattttatattttttcaaagtagAAAAGAGGAAGTATATCCATAGCCTCTTTTTAGTGAAATTAATTAACAACTtggaaacaaaatgaaattaatagaACTTATATAAACACTTTTAAGAGTTAAGAATAAAGACTTTACTCATGAAAAAGTCCAACTACGAGGAGAATCAGATGGAGTTAACTAACACTCGAACTCATAGTTGTCACGATAGAGTGGGCTTCACGAAAATGATCAACACTAAATCATAGAGAGAGAACGAGAGTCTACCAACTCTAAGCAATCATGATGCAGTTGCATGATGAACGGATGCTTGCGGGATTGAGGTTAACAGAGTCACATCAACCCTTCCAAACCTTAGAGCCTATAGCATTACATGTAATTTAGAAGATTCCCTCTACTCACTTTACCAATGCTATCTTAAGAGAACAAGCCATTAtcgttattttaaaattcaatatgtTCAATTGATTTGGTTATAACACTTGCTACATGTTTGACAAGTGATGCTATTAGTGCAAAACAATGATTTGCTGCTATGCAATCTTCTATTCTAGTTTACAAGAATAAACTATCATatggtttcaccaattccccgcTAAGactatttcaaatttcaaaaatttaagaGTAGCCTTTACAACATAGTATAtacattttttcttataatagaAAAGGTTAGAAGCGTTATATCAAGTCTAAAAAACCTTAAGAGAGTTAATACGTGCATATGTCAACATTTCGATATTGAGCTCTCTCAAGCATAAGGATTCTCAATTCAACATGCAATTATAGCCTTCATAAAAGGATTGCTTAAGGGATTCGACCTCTTCATATCTTTCTCTAAGTCATTGCCTGATAGCCTTAATGAACTATTTTCTAAAGCTAGAAAGCACACAATGCTAGAAGAAGACCTTAGGTCCAAGAGGTTAAGAACCCCCGCTCTCCTAATTGCTCACTTAATAGGAAAAACCTCACACCAAGATCATGCTAAGGACCCAAAGTTAGCACTTAATAGGTTCTAAAGAGCTTATTAAAGTGTATTTAAGGTGCTTAAAACTCATccacaaccaaatttttttGTAACACCTTAATCATTTGCAtttgattatatattttatgtttgttttgtaAGGTTTTCAAGTTCAATTTGAGTTAAAATCTCATTGGAAGGGAGTGTTCAAAGCTTACAAGGATTGTGGGGGAAGTTACCATGCAAGGAATAGCTAACATTCATATAAAATCTCacaactatttatttatttatttatttacaaccAAGTAATTACCTAACTAGGAATCGTACTTTTCATCACTTTTCCAACCAAGAGAGATTCCAACACAAATTTTTATCGAACAATGTTGATTTATAATCATATGGCATTTGGAAAAAACGTAagaataatacttaattatttaattttaagtttgatTACGTTAAATGATTgattaaagttgtttttaaatgataatattattttttttaaccaaatatagTTAATATATTCAATAACTTAACTAAATCATTAAAATCATAGTAAATTATTAAACTAATTtacaatcaatttaaatttacggaaatatattttttatatttattttaataggatTGTTAAGGTGATAGCAACACCTATTATTTgttagttcaattgattctcaaaATTCTTGcatgttgtttttgttttgaattactTCAAGAAACATACTCTCAATCCCCTagaatttcaatttaatatctTCTTTATAATGTCCTActattgatttattacttttgattttagttttttttttctatttgtgttcaaattttggaaacctattttcaaaaattattatggAGTCTCAAAAATTTTTATggaaacacatttttttatgtttatttcctCTCATAAAAAATACTTGTGCAAGGCAATGTCATGCTTCCTAGTAAAAACCTGAACATCCAAAAAGTTGTCCAAactttggtaattttatttgaagttAAGGTTTATCTTCCGTTTTTATAACCccaactttatttatttatatgcatATATGCATGGAATGGTGGATAATGATGTTACAATTGATCCTTCCATTATTATAATTAGTCTTATTGATAAGCAATTAAAAAAAGCCTAATAGAAATAAATCACTAGTccaacaagaaataaaattctgACATAATTGAAACAACAAGCTAAAGAGCTAAGAATTGAAACTAATTAGTAGAAAGCTAATATTGATAAAAATAGAAATCCTAATTTTACTAATGTAGATAGGAATCCTAATTTGAATGAAAGTAGAAATCATTCTTATATTCCATGCCTAGAATAATCTTGTAAAGAGTGGTTTTGATTGCCATCAACAATTTGGTCATGAGGTGGATAATTTTGTGAACCCACTATATGTTAACTCAAATGCATTATCTTAAGCAAATTCTAATATGGGCATCCGCAAACAAAAAATTCTATTGGTAGGTAATTGTACCATAAATCTTGTAATTACTTTCTCTAATCTATTGCTCATACCCTTGATGAaggctagatattttattatattgcCCCTCCCCCTCTCCCCAATGAAGGTCAACATTCACCACAACCAACTTAGTTTGTGGTGAGTTCAAACCAATCCATTGTTAGCCAGCCACTACCGCCTTCATGTACCTTACCTaattataattagttttatttgtttgtagCTAGGCTTAAATAAACTACATATTGGTTATAATAACATATCAACATGATGGATTTGGGGTGAAAATAGATtctcaaattcaaattattaaaccAAATAAGAGAATTAGTGGGATGAAAATATAACACAACATTCTTAAGACCCTATTAGGTGGACCGG includes:
- the LOC100855028 gene encoding uncharacterized protein LOC100855028 isoform X1, with the translated sequence MDTLPDLFPLMNLQIGHIKSSLSQAFLYIVPANHMFLILVDNQSWRLNKHSRSTHIWELMVTKYRKSPFRNTKTLLRSRSLEYKRHSKSSNKNLNKWFSVIDTTRWREKRPFSFLDLSKILYGFIVFEVAWKDVCGINYLNELQTDTSIAIETKSMRKWEFYSINEALRCTPSWFSGTPSETQRLQSNLVLLRNKIPSHSPRGITVASKEQLFEDTSPPQHLPEEIFFDARECSFDMQDNRTMEVEELINWKKEQNTEDESNIASLGFKDTLLLLWFNDGDLPIILRQVITSNSRLLTLLELGLPTWVIFLQSYPLFCKVYHPWMRPLGRILYVLISLITMIIGFYDLYKNVPLLKATASHLFGPIFKWIEKSEMITRIFYLGTMLFVQNFGKALEWVLMMMRVITMPVSITMTPFMDPLEGMVEVISSIWNILAETGEQFFYTAQLMAESLCSMVVDLTQVLISPFELLYSLVSTLVTLVCTILYSVWKLLLIPARANLGLAKYVASLFSGISDFLKRTSMVSTSSMDQLKYFAQAKPTSSQISFWRPLWQDIFSKVFRSLRSIINGLIGFFTSCNRHRLSIYNYLRAMVWHLCHRLPLISRRRAPPLDSQVEIEFKECEDCK
- the LOC100855028 gene encoding uncharacterized protein LOC100855028 isoform X2, translating into MDTLPDLFPLMNLQIGHIKSSLSQAFLYIVPANHMFLILVDNQSWRLNKHSRSTHIWELMVTKTDTSIAIETKSMRKWEFYSINEALRCTPSWFSGTPSETQRLQSNLVLLRNKIPSHSPRGITVASKEQLFEDTSPPQHLPEEIFFDARECSFDMQDNRTMEVEELINWKKEQNTEDESNIASLGFKDTLLLLWFNDGDLPIILRQVITSNSRLLTLLELGLPTWVIFLQSYPLFCKVYHPWMRPLGRILYVLISLITMIIGFYDLYKNVPLLKATASHLFGPIFKWIEKSEMITRIFYLGTMLFVQNFGKALEWVLMMMRVITMPVSITMTPFMDPLEGMVEVISSIWNILAETGEQFFYTAQLMAESLCSMVVDLTQVLISPFELLYSLVSTLVTLVCTILYSVWKLLLIPARANLGLAKYVASLFSGISDFLKRTSMVSTSSMDQLKYFAQAKPTSSQISFWRPLWQDIFSKVFRSLRSIINGLIGFFTSCNRHRLSIYNYLRAMVWHLCHRLPLISRRRAPPLDSQVEIEFKECEDCK